The following proteins are encoded in a genomic region of Oryzias latipes chromosome 17, ASM223467v1:
- the LOC101163523 gene encoding macrophage mannose receptor 1 has translation MRIFCITFVLLFKSLQCLAKDDSAFQLINKATAFFLELRWTTNDRLLVPQKNKCVGAQGQSVGAEVKLYDCDEDSELQKWECRNQTLLGLKGKELFIEIRTDHSAVLAKTTGPNSHFTISGTFDGACARTYREMFTTGGTAAGKPCMFPFMYGNQWYSDCTMTDHTELWCAVETYYSSDSDKWGVCPTNSRQSWIKHPKTGAYYQLNSDAALTWAEAESSCKQQNATLLSLTDPHQEAYVTAILTSGRMEEGYKFWIGLTLDPEHGWKWSSQNPFRYLNWDSGYPLSSPGHVCGFADGTADYSWRNSVCSKRLGYICCSHGGPAVPTKAPEAGLCTAPWISYNGRCYQLYRSQKTWSDAQLTCRKEEGDLVSIHNVEEQSFIFSELGYVPTDELWIGLNDRTTEGLFDWSDQSAVRFTSWEFGKPGVQENQEDCVLIRGQKGNWADSVCEEKHGFICMKKSEASGSEILQEEGCQTGWKRFGSYCYLVGSETKTFDEARMICDHSQSYLADVSTSVDNAFLTSLVGLRPEKHFWLGLSNQREINVFVWTNTKRVRFTHWNAEMPGDRQGCVAMATGHHAGLWDVLPCANKEKYICKQLAKGAVVTPHPTTVPVQTCTVGWTKLPSGNFCFKFFGDKKTWYEAREYCTAIGGDLLSFHSKDDLVAGRGRHSRAWIGLSAPNLDLGYVWSDGSPVNFQHWSNGEPNNKNNIESCTEFSMYGWDMEGSWNDNQCEKYNSWFCQIPLGVTPKPPPDPVTPDYNTTSDGWLEWKGNQYFINQKSLSMEEARQFCKQFHGDLATINSYNENAFLWKRISRSHGNYWIGLNVDFDGTRVWMDHSEVIYQQWDEGQPDYKHYDEQCVIMRVEDGVWHDYNCGFEHKSICKRSGPPHANSTVAPILTPKGGCEFPWRKFQSKCYNIVKDQRMTWFNAGQTCRGMNANLASIDSREVQAFLLTQMVDAATTDLWIGFHKLHGGEFYWSNGRKRSFVNLLERNFRNPFRDYHPYQIKRPVFFHDDELHFQDYVHFSEMHRSDRDKCAVINTNPSLGIGKWIPQFCNDTNAFVCLRDVDPKSPDSPEPTTPTGYTKIFNDSFKSFPQNMTWDGAQKYCAGDGANLASIKTEWAQAYVELQVAKLKRPVWIGLNKDRTSSYFRFIAGSRLKFVNWNENEPRSDQSCVYVDVGGKWKTSSCNQTYHFVCMKSSDVLPVQPSNFPGVCPDDPNPSSQHYWIPFRGHCYTFFTKLENWPEASTDCSKHGGMIVSIEDPSEQDFIETELQNYKDQHNSFWLGLYKTHKGTWKWLDRTVMDYTNWDSHQPGMATYAEIATSDGMWKTGRPWNKRPYICKTAKILPPKSLPSTDDTVPQPHQARDHIALTVVVICAAAAVGAVIVIYVFRKSRHHLAVPPSMPNIINPLFFSGKQLETDADVDQLVENAKENPQVVKVK, from the exons ATGAGGATCTTCTGCATAACCTTTGTGCTCCTCTTTAAATCACTGCAATGCCTGGCAAAAGATG ATTCTGCATTTCAACTTATCAACAAGGCCACAGCGTTTTTTCTGGAGTTGCGTTGGACAACCAACGATCGGCTTCTGGTTCCTCAAAAGAACAAGTGTGTGGGAGCCCAGGGGCAAAGTGTGGGGGCTGAAGTAAAGCTTTATGACTGTGATGAAGACAGTGAGCTTCAAAAGTGGGAGTGCAGGAACCAAACGCTGCTTGGTCTGAAGGGCAAAGAGCTCTTCATTGAGATTAGGACGGACCACAGCGCCGTTCTCGCGAAAACAACCGGACCCAACAGTCACTTCACCATTTCAGGGACTTTTGATGGAGCTTGTGCAAGAACATACAGAG aaatgtttacCACTGGAGGAACTGCAGCTGGAAAGCCGTGCATGTTTCCTTTCATGTACGGAAACCAGTGGTACTCAGACTGCACTATGACCGACCACACAGAGCTTTGGTGTGCGGTTGAGACCTATTACTCTTCTGATTCAGACAAATGGGGGGTTTGCCCAACCAACT CGAGACAAAGCTGGATCAAACACCCCAAAACAGGAGCGTATTACCAGCTGAACAGTGATGCTGCTCTGACATGGGCAGAAGCAGAAAGCAGCTGCAAACAGCAGAATGCTACTTTACTGAGTCTCACGGATCCCCACCAGGAGGCTTATGTCACGG CAATACTGACCTCAGGAAGGATGGAGGAAGGGTACAAGTTCTGGATTGGGCTCACTCTGGATCCAGAACATGGCTGGAAGTGGTCCAGTCAAAATCCTTTCCGTTATCTGAACTGGGACTCAG GATATCCACTTTCCAGTCCAGGACATGTCTGTGGGTTTGCAGATGGAACTGCAGACTACAGTTGGAGAAATTCAGTTTGCAGCAAAAGACTGGGTTACATCTGCTGCAGTCATGGAGGTCCAGCTGTTCCAACTAAGG CTCCAGAGGCGGGACTTTGCACAGCACCATGGATTTCCTACAACGGCCGCTGCTACCAGCTTTATCGCTCCCAGAAAACATGGTCAGATGCTCAGTTAACTTGCAGGAAGGAGGAAGGGGATCTAGTGAGCATCCATAATGTAGAGGAACAAAGTTTTATCTTCTCAGAGCTTGGTTATG TACCAACGGATGAGCTTTGGATTGGACTGAATGACCGGACCACAGAGGGTCTGTTTGACTGGAGTGACCAATCTGCTGTCAGATTCACCAGCTGGGAGTTTGGGAAACCAGGAGTTCAGGAAAATCAAGAGGACTGTGTTCTAATCAGAGGCCAG AAAGGAAACTGGGCTGACAGTGTTTGTGAGGAGAAACATGGCTTCATCTGCATGAAAAAAAGTGAGGCTTCTGGGTCAGAAATATTGCAAGAAGAAGGCTGCCAGACG GGTTGGAAACGATTCGGCTCCTATTGCTACCTTGTTGGAAGTGAGACAAAAACCTTTGATGAAGCCAGAATGATCTGTGATCATTCACAATCCTATTTGGCAGATGTTTCAACAAG TGTGGATAATGCTTTCCTAACCAGCTTGGTGGGCCTCAGACCAGAGAAACACTTCTGGTTGGGGCTTTCAAACCAAAGAgaaatcaatgtttttgtgtggaCCAACACAAAGAGGGTCAGATTTACTCACTGGAACGCTGAAATGCCAG GGGACCGACAGGGGtgtgttgctatggcaactggGCATCATGCTGGTCTCTGGGATGTTCTGCCTTGTGCCAATAAGGAAAAATACATCTGTAAACAGCTAGCAAAAGGAGCAGTTGTGACCCCCCACCCAACCACAGTTCCAGTCCAGACATGTACAGTTGGCTGGACTAAATTACCATCAGGAAACTTCTGTTTCAAG TTCTTCGGAGACAAGAAAACATGGTATGAGGCCAGAGAGTACTGCACAGCCATCGGAGGAGACCTGCTCAGCTTCCACAGCAAAGACGACCTTGTAGCTGGCCGTGGAAG ACATAGCCGTGCCTGGATTGGACTCAGTGCCCCCAACTTGGACTTGGGTTACGTGTGGAGTGATGGATCTCCG gTAAACTTCCAGCACTGGAGTAACGGGGagccaaacaataaaaacaatattgaaTCCTGTACTGAGTTTTCTATGTATGGCTGGGACATGGAGGGGTCCTGGAATGATAATCAGTGTGAAAAATACAACAGCTGGTTCTGTCAGATCCCTTTAG GAGTCACACCGAAGCCGCCTCCTGACCCTGTTACTCCAG ATTATAACACAACCTCCGACGGATGGTTGGAATGGAAGGGGAATCAGTATTTTATCAACCAAAAAAGTCTGTCGATGGAAGAAGCCCGTCAGTTCTGCAAGCAGTTTCATGGGGACCTGGCGACCATCAACAGTTACAACGAAAATGCCTTTCTCTGGAAACGG ATCAGCCGCAGTCATGGAAACTACTGGATCGGTCTAAATGTGGATTTTGATGGAACGCGTGT atggatggatcattCAGAGGTGATTTATCAACaatgggatgagggtcagccaGACTATAAACATTATGATGAACAGTGTGTCATCATGAGAGTGGAGGACg GAGTCTGGCATGACTACAACTGTGGTTTTGAGCACAAGTCCATCTGTAAGCGCAGTGGTCCACCACATGCCAACAGCACAGTGGCTCCAATATTGACACCAAAAGGTGGCTGTGAATTCCCCTGGAGAAAATTTCAATCAAAG TGTTACAACATCGTCAAAGACCAGCGCATGACCTGGTTTAATGCAGGACAAACATGCCGTGGCATGAATGCTAACTTGGCCTCCATTGATTCCAGAGAAGTACAAG CCTTTTTATTGACTCAAATGGTCGATGCAGCAACTACTGACCTCTGGATCGGTTTTCATAAACTTCACGGGGGTGAATTTTACTGGAGTAATGGACGGAAAAGATCCTTTGTCAACTTGCTT gAGAGAAATTTTCGCAACCCTTTCCGCGATTACCATCCCTACCAGATTAAACGCCCTGTGTTCTTTCATGACGACGAGCTCCACTTTCAAGACTATGTTCATTTTTCAGAGATGCATAGGTCTGAT AGAGATAAATGTGCTGTAATCAATACCAATCCTTCACTTGGTATTGGTAAATGGATTCCCCAATTTTGCAATGACACCAATGCATTTGTTTGCCTGAGAGATGTTG ATCCCAAGTCCCCCGACTCTCCTGAACCAACAACACCAACTGGTTATACAAAGATATTCAATGACTCTTTTAAGAGTTTTCCTCAAAACATGACCTGGGATGGAGCGCAGAAGTACTGTGCAGGGGATGGTGCCAACCTTGCTAGCATAAAGACTGAGTGGGCGCAGGCATACGTCGAGCTGCAGGTTGCAAAACTCAAAAGACCTGTGTGGATTGGACTCAACAAAGACCGG ACCAGCAGCTATTTTAGATTTATTGCTGGCTCGCGGCTGAAATTTGTTAACTGGAATGAAAATGAACCACGCAGTGACCAGTCCTGTGTGTACGTGGATGTAGGAGGCAAATGGAAGACCAGCAGCTGCAACCAGACCTATCACTTTGTTTGCATGAAGTCTTCAG ATGTTCTACCAGTGCAGCCCAGTAATTTCCCAGGAGTTTGTCCTGACGACCCAAATCCATCTTCTCAGCATTATTGGATACCATTTAGGGGTCACTGCTACACATTTTTCACCAAGCTGGAAAACTGGCCGGAAGCCTCAACCGACTGCAGCAAACATG GTGGGATGATTGTCAGCATTGAGGATCCCTCTGAGCAGGATTTTATTGAAACTGAACTGCAGAATTATAAAGACCAACATAATTCGTTTTGGTTGGGTCTgtataaaacacacaaag GGACGTGGAAGTGGTTGGACAGAACAGTCATGGACTACACAAACTGGGATTCTCATCAACCGGGGATGGCCACCTACGCTGAGATAGCGACTTCAGATGGGATGTGGAAAACGGGGCGCCCATGGAACAAGAGACCATACATCTGCAAAACAGCCAAAA TTTTACCACCAAAGTCATTACCTTCAACTG ATGACACCGTACCTCAGCCTCACCAAGCACGTGATCACATTGCTCTGACAGTGGTTGTCAtctgtgcagcagctgcagtggGGGCTGTCATTGTCATATACGTCTTTAGGAAATCTAGACATCATCTAGCTGTCCCCCCATCTATGCCAAACATCATCAACCCACTTTTCTTCAGCGGTAAACAGTTGGAGACTGATGCGGACGTCGATCAGCTGGTGGAGAACGCAAAAGAAAATCCTCAAGTTGTGAAAGTAAAATGA